In Helianthus annuus cultivar XRQ/B chromosome 8, HanXRQr2.0-SUNRISE, whole genome shotgun sequence, a single genomic region encodes these proteins:
- the LOC110871268 gene encoding uncharacterized protein LOC110871268: MFRSDEHLLSVSSLVKSTQPLDDNLSIYDPSSPDGTKKEHYKSSKENVIHLIPLVLLLCGFVLWFFSHPISEGTQRN; this comes from the coding sequence ATGTTCCGCTCTGATGAGCATCTCCTTAGCGTATCGTCGCTAGTGAAGTCCACCCAACCGCTAGATGATAACTTGTCGATTTATGATCCAAGCTCTCCTGATGGCACAAAGAAGGAGCACTACAAGTCATCCAAGGAAAATGTTATCCACCTCATCCCTCTTGTTTTACTTCTTTGTGGTTTTGTTCTTTGGTTCTTTTCTCATCCAATTAGCGAAGGAACTCAAAGGAACTAG